The following proteins come from a genomic window of Malus domestica chromosome 02, GDT2T_hap1:
- the LOC139192565 gene encoding uncharacterized protein has protein sequence MDNENILNATQEPKGRRRKWEAFEEEVLLGVLEDFVARKQRCDTGAFKQGTLVEIAKAVNVLCPHSNIKANPHIESKLKKWKKTYSMVVDMINTSGFAWNDVKKCVEVDSDDAWQTYVQRNKEADGWRSKPFPLFDRFAYIFGKDRATGNVAETPAQMVEEQSHDHVGESDIGGDNFVSSMNQQSQQSTPSENSQRKRKRAVGSSSDGTEAIINGLKDFYVESGKRMQMVTEALVQGTADHTDIANELEAMGLSPMDQIDALSLILDKPKNVGVFRAIKPELKKVFVQRLLRDNASG, from the exons atggataacgaaaatattttgaatgctactcaagagccaaaaggaagaaggcgtaaatgggaagcatttgaggaagaagtattactaggagttcttgaggattttgttgctcggaagcaacggtgtgacaccggtgctttcaaacaaggtactttggttgaaatagcaaaagctgtcaatgttttatgtcctcattcaaatataaaggcaaatccacatattgagtccaagttgaagaaatggaaaaaaacatatagtatggtcgttgacatgataaacacaagtggatttgcatggaatgatgtcaaaaagtgcgttgaagttgacagtgatgacgcatggcaaacttatgtgcag agaaataaagaagccgatggatggagaagcaaaccttttccactgtttgatagatttgcatatatatttggaaaagatcgggctacgggtaatgtagccgaaacccctgctcaaatggtggaggaacaaagtcatgatcatgttggtgaaagtgatattggaggtgataattttgtttcttcaatgaaccaacaaagccaacaaagcaccccatctgaaaatagccaaagaaagaggaaaagagctgtgggaagttcaagtgatggaaccgaggcaattatcaatggactgaaagatttttatgttgaaagtgggaagaggatgcaaatggtaactgaagctttagttcaaggtactgcagatcatactgacatagctaatgaacttgaagcaatgggtctctctcctatggatcaaattgatgcattgtctcttattttggataaaccaaaaaatgtgggagtgttcagggcaatcaaaccggaactcaagaaagtgttcgtccaaagACTTTTAAGAGACAACGCAAgcggatga
- the LOC139192563 gene encoding protein ANTAGONIST OF LIKE HETEROCHROMATIN PROTEIN 1-like, whose amino-acid sequence MDRMKLLLILLLEMSYLETICICTILVVMMLRGKQRHVERPTLTNRSLIRREISLCYLNGIIGNTDTECVNELRMDRRTFGILCDLLRQDGRVKTDGLVSVEEQVCMTLQILAHHTKNRSVGGRFYRSGETISRYFNSVLQGILRLQGFLLKVPQPVPIDSTDARWRCFKNCLGALDGTHIDVHVPEIDKPRYRTRNGRVATNVLGVCSGDMQFIYVFPGWEGSASDSRVLHDAISRPNGFKVPAGCYYLVDGGYTNGEGFLAPYRGIPYHLSEWEGRTPSNKEEYFNMKHSKARNVIERCFGLLKGRWSILRSPSFYPIRTQGRIITACCLLHNLIRQEMLVDPMENLPIIEDGQNTEEGEYVGSVQSSDQWTAMRNDMAEEMYNEWRAIRNQQPN is encoded by the exons atggatcgaatgaagcttttattgatcttattgttagagatgtcttatttggaaacaatttgtatttgtacgattcttgtggtgatgatgctacgtggcaaacagagacatgttgaacgacccacattgactaaccgttcacttattagacgagagattagtttgtgttatctgaatggtataatagggaatactgatactgaatgtgttaacgaattgagaatggatagaaggacttttggcatattatgcgacttacttcgtcaagatgggagggtaaaaactgatggtttggtgtctgtagaggaacaggtgtgtatgactttacaaatattagcacatcatactaagaatcgtagtgttggcggtagattttataggtcgggagagactataagtaggtatttcaatagcgtattgcaaggaattttgcgattacaaggtttcctactaaaagtcccacagcctgtgcctattgattctacagatgctaggtggcgatgttttaag aattgcttgggagcattggatggaacacacattgatgtgcatgtacctgaaattgacaaaccaagataccgaacaagaaatggtcgagtcgcaactaatgtgttaggtgtgtgttcaggagatatgcagttcatatatgtgtttccggggtgggagggttccgcatcagactctagagtgctacatgatgcaattagtaggcctaatggttttaaggtaccagcgg gttgttattaccttgtagatggtggttatacaaatggtgaaggattccttgcaccctatagaggaataccttatcatttatctgaatgggagggacgaacaccttctaataaggaagaatattttaacatgaagcattctaaggcaaggaatgtaattgaacgctgttttggcttgctaaaaggaaggtggtcgatactaaggagtccatctttctatccgataaggacacaaggtcgaataattaccgcttgttgcctactacacaatcttattaggcaagagatgttagtagatccaatggagaatttgccaataatagaagatggacaaaatacagaagaaggtgaatatgttggtagtgttcAATCATCGGACCAGTGGACTGCAATGAGGAATGATATGGCTGaggaaatgtataatgagtggagagcaattaggaaccagcaaccgaactag